From Ignatzschineria sp. RMDPL8A, a single genomic window includes:
- the rpsC gene encoding 30S ribosomal protein S3, with the protein MGQKVNPTGIRLGISKDWNSRWYATSQEFPEFVESDFRVREFLRKKLANAAVSKIQITRPSKSAQVIIHTARPGIVIGKKGEDIDALRKELTDMMGCPVHVSIQEIKKPELDAYLVAEGIAQQLERRVMFRRAMRRAVTNTMRMGAEGIRVNVSGRLNGAEIARAEWYREGQVPLHTFRADIDYGTAEALTTYGILGVKVWIYKGEVFDYQASNEEEPKAGKRRSSRRKGE; encoded by the coding sequence ATGGGTCAAAAAGTTAATCCTACCGGTATTCGCTTAGGGATTTCAAAAGACTGGAATTCACGTTGGTATGCAACGAGCCAAGAGTTTCCTGAGTTTGTCGAATCCGATTTTAGAGTGAGAGAATTCTTACGTAAAAAACTTGCTAACGCAGCGGTTTCTAAAATTCAAATCACTCGTCCTTCTAAATCAGCTCAAGTGATTATCCACACTGCACGTCCTGGTATCGTTATCGGGAAAAAAGGTGAAGATATTGATGCGCTAAGAAAAGAATTGACAGACATGATGGGTTGCCCAGTTCACGTTTCAATTCAAGAAATCAAAAAGCCTGAGTTAGATGCTTATTTAGTGGCTGAAGGAATTGCTCAGCAGTTAGAGCGCCGTGTAATGTTCCGTCGTGCAATGCGCCGTGCGGTAACGAACACAATGCGTATGGGTGCTGAAGGTATTCGTGTGAACGTATCAGGCCGTTTAAATGGTGCTGAGATCGCTCGTGCCGAGTGGTACAGAGAAGGTCAAGTTCCGCTTCACACTTTCAGAGCTGATATCGATTACGGTACAGCAGAAGCATTAACAACTTATGGGATTTTAGGCGTTAAAGTTTGGATCTACAAAGGCGAAGTCTTTGATTACCAAGCGAGCAATGAAGAAGAGCCTAAAGCAGGTAAAAGAAGAAGTAGCAGAAGGAAAGGTGAATAG
- the rpsQ gene encoding 30S ribosomal protein S17, whose translation MATAEQNKVERTVTGKVVSNKMDKTITVYVERLMKHKLYEKYVKRSTKFLAHDEENSCNIGDIVEIKQVRPLSKNKSWKLVRVIEAARG comes from the coding sequence ATGGCGACTGCAGAGCAAAACAAAGTAGAACGTACTGTAACAGGTAAAGTGGTATCCAACAAAATGGATAAAACAATTACAGTTTATGTTGAGCGTTTAATGAAGCATAAGCTTTATGAAAAATACGTTAAGCGTTCAACCAAGTTCCTTGCGCACGACGAAGAGAACAGCTGTAACATTGGGGATATCGTTGAGATTAAACAAGTTCGTCCACTTTCTAAGAATAAATCTTGGAAATTGGTGCGAGTGATTGAAGCAGCAAGAGGTTAA
- the rplF gene encoding 50S ribosomal protein L6, with amino-acid sequence MSRVAKQVIPVPAGVEVKIAGNNVQVKGAKGEISLQLHSAVGIEQDGGELRIVPDLAQTKGNYAIAGTMRSLVNNMIVGVSEGFERKLILNGVGYRAQAQGAKLNLTLGFSHPVVHEMPQGITCETPSQTEIIIRGVDKQAVGEVAAKIRAYRPPEPYKGKGVRYADEIVSLKEVKKK; translated from the coding sequence ATGTCACGCGTAGCAAAACAAGTGATTCCCGTACCTGCCGGTGTTGAAGTAAAAATAGCAGGAAACAATGTTCAAGTGAAGGGTGCTAAAGGCGAAATCAGTCTTCAGCTTCATTCAGCTGTAGGGATTGAGCAAGATGGTGGCGAGCTTCGTATCGTTCCAGATTTAGCGCAAACCAAAGGTAACTACGCAATTGCGGGTACCATGCGTTCACTCGTGAACAACATGATTGTTGGTGTATCAGAAGGCTTCGAGCGTAAATTAATCCTTAATGGGGTTGGTTATCGTGCTCAAGCACAAGGTGCTAAGTTAAACTTAACCTTAGGTTTCTCTCACCCAGTAGTGCACGAGATGCCTCAAGGCATTACTTGTGAAACTCCTTCACAAACTGAAATCATCATCCGTGGCGTTGATAAGCAAGCAGTCGGTGAAGTAGCTGCTAAAATCAGAGCCTACAGACCACCAGAGCCTTATAAAGGTAAAGGTGTTCGTTATGCTGATGAAATCGTTTCATTGAAAGAAGTTAAGAAAAAATAG
- the rplO gene encoding 50S ribosomal protein L15 — protein MRLNTIKPAFGSKSAKKRVARGIGSGLGKTAGRGHKGQHSRSGGYHKVGFEGGQMPLQRRLPKVGFNSQLSLVTTEVPLSALNKLQGDVVTVEALIASNIISAKFERVKIMLSGTIDKALTIKGTKTVKNSRGNEVVVDVVKVTKGAKAAIEAAGGKIED, from the coding sequence ATGAGATTAAATACAATCAAACCTGCTTTTGGAAGTAAATCAGCGAAGAAACGTGTAGCGCGTGGTATCGGTTCTGGTCTAGGTAAAACAGCAGGACGCGGTCACAAAGGTCAACATTCAAGATCAGGTGGCTACCACAAAGTTGGTTTTGAAGGTGGACAAATGCCTCTTCAAAGACGCTTACCAAAAGTGGGCTTTAATTCACAGCTTTCATTAGTAACAACAGAAGTGCCATTAAGCGCTTTAAACAAGCTTCAAGGCGATGTTGTAACCGTAGAAGCGTTAATTGCAAGTAACATTATTTCCGCTAAATTTGAGCGCGTTAAAATTATGTTATCAGGCACAATTGACAAAGCTCTAACCATTAAAGGTACCAAAACAGTTAAAAATAGCCGTGGCAACGAAGTTGTTGTCGACGTTGTAAAAGTAACTAAAGGTGCTAAAGCGGCGATCGAAGCTGCTGGCGGTAAAATAGAAGACTAA
- the rpsK gene encoding 30S ribosomal protein S11: MAKPSVKVRRRVKRTVVDGVAHVQASFNNTIVSISDRQGNVLSWATAGGSGFRGSRKSTPFAAQVAAERAGEAAKEYGLKNLDVNVSGPGPGRDSAVRALNAIGYKITSIADVTPIPHNGCRPPKKRRV; encoded by the coding sequence ATGGCAAAACCTTCAGTAAAAGTACGCAGACGCGTAAAAAGAACGGTTGTAGACGGTGTTGCTCACGTACAAGCATCATTTAATAATACAATTGTTTCAATTTCAGACAGACAAGGTAACGTGTTATCTTGGGCAACAGCGGGTGGTTCAGGCTTCCGTGGTTCAAGAAAATCAACTCCTTTCGCAGCTCAAGTAGCAGCGGAACGCGCTGGTGAAGCGGCTAAAGAGTATGGACTTAAAAATCTTGATGTTAACGTAAGTGGCCCTGGCCCAGGACGTGACTCAGCAGTTCGTGCGCTTAATGCAATTGGATACAAAATTACATCAATCGCTGATGTAACTCCAATCCCGCATAATGGCTGCCGCCCACCGAAAAAACGTAGAGTGTAA
- the rpsH gene encoding 30S ribosomal protein S8, translating to MSMHDPISDMLTRIRNAQAAEKVVVSIPFSKMKESIAQVLLDEGYIEDFKVEGDKPATKALVVKLKYYLNKPVIEMIERVSKPSLRIYRDKNSLPSVLGGLGIAIVSTSHGVMTDHKARSLSLGGEVVCVVA from the coding sequence ATGAGTATGCATGATCCAATTTCTGATATGCTAACACGCATCAGAAACGCACAAGCTGCGGAGAAAGTAGTAGTATCTATTCCTTTCTCAAAAATGAAAGAATCAATCGCACAAGTATTGCTTGACGAAGGATATATCGAAGACTTTAAAGTTGAAGGTGATAAGCCTGCTACTAAAGCATTAGTAGTAAAACTTAAATACTACCTTAACAAACCTGTAATCGAGATGATTGAGCGCGTGAGTAAACCAAGCTTAAGAATCTATCGTGACAAAAACAGCCTTCCATCAGTATTAGGTGGTTTAGGTATCGCGATCGTTTCTACATCTCATGGGGTAATGACTGACCATAAAGCACGCTCACTTTCACTTGGTGGTGAAGTAGTGTGTGTGGTTGCTTAA
- the rplE gene encoding 50S ribosomal protein L5 — protein sequence MKARLKQYYDEIVVPKLVEQFGYKNPMEVPKITKITLNMGVGEAVLDRKVMDNAVADMTAIAGQKAQITLSKKSVAGFKIRDGWPVGCKTTLRRSTMYEFLDRLINISLPRVRDFRGVNGKSFDGQGNYSFGLKEQIVFPEIEYEKVDAMRGMDISITTTAKTDEEAKALLSAFNFPFRN from the coding sequence ATGAAAGCAAGATTGAAACAATACTACGACGAGATCGTAGTGCCAAAATTAGTAGAGCAATTTGGCTACAAAAACCCTATGGAAGTGCCAAAAATCACTAAAATTACGCTCAATATGGGTGTAGGTGAAGCTGTGCTTGATAGAAAAGTAATGGATAATGCTGTTGCTGATATGACTGCTATTGCAGGGCAAAAAGCGCAAATTACTTTATCGAAAAAGTCAGTTGCAGGATTTAAAATTCGTGATGGCTGGCCGGTTGGTTGTAAAACCACCCTCAGAAGATCAACTATGTATGAATTCTTAGATAGATTGATCAACATTTCTTTACCACGCGTAAGAGACTTCCGTGGTGTTAATGGTAAATCGTTTGATGGTCAAGGAAACTATAGCTTCGGTCTTAAAGAGCAAATCGTATTCCCAGAAATCGAATACGAAAAAGTAGATGCTATGCGCGGTATGGATATTAGTATTACAACTACCGCTAAGACAGACGAGGAAGCAAAAGCTCTTCTAAGTGCTTTTAACTTTCCTTTCCGCAATTAA
- the rplX gene encoding 50S ribosomal protein L24, which yields MNKIRKGDEVVVITGKSKGQRGHVLQVKEDKVLVSGVNRSIKHERPNPQAGIEGGRIEKEMLIHISNVMLFNPETNKGDRVKIEVTETKDESGKVTVTRERFFASTNKKVG from the coding sequence ATGAATAAAATCCGTAAAGGTGATGAAGTTGTTGTAATCACTGGTAAGAGCAAAGGCCAACGCGGTCACGTTCTTCAAGTGAAAGAAGACAAAGTTTTAGTTTCCGGTGTGAATCGCTCAATTAAACACGAACGTCCTAACCCACAAGCGGGCATTGAAGGCGGTCGAATTGAGAAAGAAATGTTGATTCATATTTCGAACGTTATGCTTTTCAACCCAGAGACCAACAAGGGTGATCGCGTAAAAATCGAAGTAACCGAAACAAAAGACGAGTCTGGTAAAGTAACGGTTACTAGAGAGCGCTTCTTTGCATCAACAAATAAAAAAGTTGGCTAA
- the rplR gene encoding 50S ribosomal protein L18: protein MSKREARYRRGLKTRIRIRDLGVNRLTVHRTPRHIYAQIISAEGNKVLASSSTLVASVKSQIKNGGNIEAAQAVGKDIAEKAKALNITSVAFDRSGFKFHGRIKALADSARESGLEF, encoded by the coding sequence ATGAGTAAGAGAGAAGCAAGATATAGACGCGGTCTAAAAACCAGAATTAGAATCCGCGATTTAGGTGTAAATCGTCTAACTGTTCATAGAACTCCAAGACACATTTACGCACAGATTATTAGCGCTGAAGGAAACAAGGTGTTAGCGTCAAGCTCAACACTCGTTGCGAGCGTAAAATCTCAAATCAAAAACGGTGGCAACATTGAAGCTGCTCAAGCGGTTGGTAAAGATATCGCAGAAAAAGCAAAAGCATTAAATATTACCTCAGTTGCATTTGATCGTTCTGGATTTAAGTTTCATGGCCGAATTAAAGCTTTAGCCGATTCAGCTAGAGAGTCTGGATTAGAGTTTTAA
- the rpmJ gene encoding 50S ribosomal protein L36: MKVRASVKKICRNCKIIKRGGVVRVICSDGRHKQRQG, from the coding sequence ATGAAAGTTAGAGCATCAGTAAAGAAAATTTGTCGTAATTGCAAAATTATTAAACGCGGTGGTGTTGTGCGAGTGATCTGTTCAGACGGTCGCCACAAACAACGTCAAGGTTAA
- the rplB gene encoding 50S ribosomal protein L2, producing the protein MSIKKAKPTSPGRRSLIEVKVEGLHKGKPFAGLLEGKSSTGGRNNAGRITSRHRGGGHKQHYRVIDFKRDKDNIPAKVERIEYDPNRSAHIALLCYTDGERRYVIAPAKLKAGDVVFSGANAPIRTGNALPLRNIPIGSTIHCIEMKPGKGAQLARSAGASVQLVAKEGEYSTIRLRSGEVRRVHSDCKATIGTVSNGEHSLRVLGKAGANRWRGIRPQTRGAAMNPVDHPHGGGEGRTSGGRHPVTPWGQPTKGYKTRTNKRTDKYIVRRRTR; encoded by the coding sequence ATGAGTATTAAAAAAGCAAAACCAACATCGCCTGGACGTCGTTCTTTAATCGAAGTTAAAGTTGAAGGTTTACACAAAGGTAAACCTTTCGCAGGCCTTCTCGAAGGTAAAAGCAGCACAGGTGGTCGTAACAACGCAGGTCGTATCACATCTCGTCACAGAGGTGGTGGTCATAAACAACATTACCGCGTAATTGACTTCAAACGTGATAAAGACAACATTCCAGCGAAAGTAGAAAGAATCGAGTACGATCCTAACCGATCAGCTCATATCGCTCTTCTATGCTACACCGATGGTGAGCGTCGCTACGTAATTGCGCCTGCAAAATTAAAAGCAGGTGACGTTGTATTCTCAGGTGCAAACGCACCGATCCGTACAGGTAACGCGTTACCTTTACGTAACATCCCAATCGGTTCGACTATTCACTGTATCGAAATGAAACCTGGTAAAGGCGCGCAATTAGCTCGTTCAGCAGGGGCTTCGGTTCAATTAGTAGCGAAAGAAGGTGAGTACTCAACAATTCGTCTTCGTTCAGGTGAAGTCCGTCGTGTTCACTCAGATTGTAAAGCTACAATCGGAACAGTAAGCAACGGCGAACACAGCTTGCGTGTTCTTGGTAAAGCAGGTGCTAACCGTTGGAGAGGGATTCGTCCTCAAACTCGCGGTGCTGCGATGAACCCGGTAGATCACCCGCACGGTGGTGGTGAAGGCCGAACTTCAGGTGGTCGTCACCCAGTTACACCTTGGGGTCAACCTACTAAAGGTTACAAAACACGTACTAACAAGCGTACTGACAAATATATTGTTCGTCGTCGTACACGCTAA
- the rplV gene encoding 50S ribosomal protein L22 produces the protein MVESRAVHRHARISPQKARLVADQVRGLPVEKALTILKFSDKKAAEIMAKVLVSSMENAENNFGADIDNLVVKSVMVDEGPTLKRMRARAKGRGDRILKRTSHITVTVAEVY, from the coding sequence ATGGTTGAGTCAAGAGCAGTACATCGCCATGCGCGAATTTCTCCTCAGAAAGCGCGTTTAGTGGCAGATCAGGTGAGAGGTCTCCCAGTTGAGAAAGCACTCACTATCTTAAAATTCAGCGATAAAAAAGCTGCAGAGATTATGGCTAAAGTTTTAGTGTCTTCAATGGAAAACGCTGAAAATAACTTCGGTGCAGATATCGATAATCTTGTAGTTAAATCAGTAATGGTAGACGAAGGTCCTACTCTTAAAAGAATGCGCGCACGAGCTAAAGGCCGTGGTGACCGTATCCTTAAGAGAACTAGTCATATAACTGTTACAGTTGCCGAAGTTTATTAG
- the rpsS gene encoding 30S ribosomal protein S19 — protein MPRSIKKGPFIDHHLLKKVEEAIESKSRKPIKTWSRRSMVFPEMIGLTIAVHNGKIHVPILITENMIGHKLGEFAITRTFRGHAADKKAR, from the coding sequence ATGCCACGTTCTATAAAGAAAGGTCCATTTATCGATCATCATCTACTTAAAAAGGTAGAGGAAGCAATTGAATCTAAAAGCCGTAAACCAATCAAAACTTGGTCACGTCGTTCAATGGTATTTCCAGAGATGATTGGTCTTACAATCGCAGTGCACAACGGTAAAATCCATGTGCCTATTTTAATCACAGAAAATATGATCGGTCATAAACTCGGTGAGTTCGCGATTACGCGTACATTCCGTGGTCATGCCGCAGATAAGAAAGCACGTTAG
- the rpmD gene encoding 50S ribosomal protein L30 — translation MASEKITVTLIKSTNRRLQSHKDCVRGLGLRKINDTVTVERTPENMGMINKVSYLLKVE, via the coding sequence ATGGCAAGCGAAAAAATTACTGTCACTCTTATTAAGAGTACAAATAGAAGACTTCAAAGCCACAAAGATTGCGTTAGAGGTCTTGGGTTACGTAAGATCAACGATACCGTAACCGTTGAAAGAACCCCAGAAAATATGGGAATGATTAACAAAGTTTCTTATTTGCTAAAAGTAGAGTAA
- the secY gene encoding preprotein translocase subunit SecY, translating into MNRTNAGGLDRYSGLVSRLFFLIGALIVYRIGVHITIPGIDAVGLMSIIESQKSTGGISAMINLFSGGAFERMSVFMLGVMPYITASIVMQMLTVVYPPLEQIKKEGQAGQRKITQYTRYMTIGFASVQGIVYSVAIANGSFTNGTQVVLTEPTFFVALSTLTLVTGTVFLMWLGEQITERGVGNGISMIIFASILMGVPSGLAYLFEMAKVEGGLAWALPLVLFAVILAVIFFIVFVERGQRRITINYARRQQGRMMSLGGQQSHLPLKLNMSGVIPAIFGSAFLSFVYTISDALRNIKVEDVSAEALASLGFLDKFGHSMAIFFNKIGVAGVRYFAPGQPAYLLLFAALIIFFCFFYTAIQFNSKETAENLKRQGGFIPGIRPGINTSQYFDKVLTRITLWGALYITAICLLPEFINGIFNMNMHFGGTSVLIAVVVVMDLIAQIQAQLMSQQYESLMKKANISSALGGNPPSI; encoded by the coding sequence ATGAATAGAACGAATGCAGGGGGATTAGACAGATATTCAGGTCTGGTCTCTCGTTTATTTTTCCTGATTGGGGCGCTGATCGTATACCGTATTGGTGTACATATCACGATTCCTGGTATTGATGCAGTTGGCTTAATGTCGATTATTGAAAGCCAGAAATCAACCGGTGGTATTTCAGCGATGATTAACCTTTTCTCGGGCGGGGCATTTGAAAGAATGTCTGTGTTTATGCTCGGGGTAATGCCATACATTACGGCATCGATTGTGATGCAAATGCTTACGGTAGTTTATCCTCCGCTTGAGCAAATTAAGAAAGAAGGTCAAGCCGGTCAGCGAAAAATTACACAATACACTCGTTATATGACGATTGGATTTGCATCCGTTCAAGGAATTGTTTATTCAGTAGCAATCGCAAATGGTAGTTTTACAAATGGAACACAGGTAGTGCTCACAGAACCCACGTTCTTCGTAGCACTATCTACCTTAACTCTTGTGACAGGGACTGTTTTCCTCATGTGGCTTGGTGAGCAGATCACTGAGCGCGGTGTAGGTAACGGGATCTCTATGATCATCTTTGCAAGTATCTTGATGGGCGTTCCCTCAGGGCTTGCATATCTCTTTGAGATGGCAAAAGTTGAAGGCGGGCTCGCATGGGCGCTTCCTTTAGTGCTTTTCGCGGTGATCTTGGCGGTAATCTTCTTCATTGTGTTTGTTGAGCGTGGTCAGCGTCGTATTACGATCAACTATGCGCGCAGACAGCAAGGAAGAATGATGTCACTTGGTGGCCAGCAAAGCCACTTACCCTTAAAACTTAACATGTCGGGGGTAATTCCTGCGATCTTCGGATCAGCGTTTCTCTCTTTCGTCTACACAATCAGTGATGCTCTACGCAATATCAAGGTTGAGGATGTGAGTGCGGAAGCGTTAGCGAGCCTCGGTTTCTTGGATAAATTCGGTCATTCTATGGCGATTTTCTTCAATAAAATCGGCGTTGCAGGGGTGCGTTATTTCGCACCAGGTCAACCAGCGTATCTCTTACTATTTGCAGCTTTAATTATCTTCTTCTGTTTCTTTTATACTGCAATCCAGTTCAATTCAAAAGAGACAGCGGAGAACCTTAAGCGTCAAGGTGGCTTTATTCCAGGGATTCGTCCAGGAATTAATACATCACAATATTTTGATAAGGTATTAACCCGTATCACGCTTTGGGGAGCACTTTATATTACTGCTATCTGTCTATTGCCTGAGTTTATCAATGGCATTTTTAACATGAATATGCATTTTGGTGGGACCTCAGTCTTGATCGCAGTGGTGGTCGTTATGGACCTCATCGCACAGATTCAAGCACAATTAATGTCGCAGCAATATGAATCGTTAATGAAGAAAGCGAATATTAGTTCGGCATTAGGTGGAAACCCACCATCAATATAA
- the rpsE gene encoding 30S ribosomal protein S5 yields the protein MTTRDTNITPPDAFQERLITVNRVAKTVKGGRQFAFAALTVVGDGNGRIGYGYAKAKEVPAAIKKSIEQAKKNIQTVALKDGTLQYPVTGIHNAARVFMQPASEGTGVIAGGAMRAVFEVAGVKDVLAKCQNSRNPINVVQATIKGLAMMKTPEEIAAKRGKTVEEIRG from the coding sequence ATGACAACTAGAGATACAAATATTACTCCTCCAGACGCATTTCAAGAACGACTCATCACTGTGAATCGTGTTGCGAAAACTGTGAAAGGTGGTAGACAATTTGCGTTTGCTGCACTTACTGTAGTAGGTGATGGTAACGGTCGTATCGGGTATGGCTACGCGAAAGCGAAAGAAGTACCTGCTGCAATCAAAAAATCAATCGAGCAAGCAAAGAAAAACATCCAAACAGTTGCACTTAAAGATGGCACTCTTCAATACCCTGTAACAGGTATCCATAATGCGGCTCGCGTATTTATGCAACCTGCATCAGAAGGTACTGGAGTAATTGCCGGTGGTGCGATGCGTGCGGTATTTGAAGTAGCTGGTGTTAAAGACGTTTTAGCTAAATGTCAAAATTCACGTAACCCAATTAACGTTGTTCAAGCAACGATTAAAGGTCTTGCGATGATGAAAACTCCAGAAGAAATTGCTGCAAAACGCGGTAAAACTGTTGAAGAAATCAGAGGGTAA
- the rplP gene encoding 50S ribosomal protein L16: MLQPKRTKFRKMRKGRNRGVAAAGNKVDFGEFGIKATECGRITARQIEAARRAINRYVRRGGKVYIRIFPDVPVTGKPLEVRMGSGKGNVEFWVAKVQPGRVLFEIEGVTEEVAREAFRLASAKLSVKTAFAERTVL, translated from the coding sequence ATGTTGCAGCCTAAACGAACTAAATTTAGAAAAATGCGTAAAGGTCGTAACCGTGGTGTTGCGGCTGCAGGTAACAAAGTAGACTTCGGTGAATTTGGTATTAAAGCAACTGAGTGTGGTAGAATTACCGCGCGCCAAATCGAAGCCGCTCGTCGTGCTATTAACCGTTACGTTCGCCGTGGTGGTAAAGTATATATCCGTATTTTCCCAGACGTTCCAGTCACTGGTAAACCCCTAGAAGTACGTATGGGTAGTGGTAAAGGTAACGTTGAGTTTTGGGTAGCGAAAGTTCAACCAGGTCGCGTATTATTCGAGATCGAAGGTGTGACTGAAGAAGTGGCTCGTGAAGCATTTAGATTAGCATCTGCGAAGCTATCAGTTAAGACTGCTTTTGCTGAGCGTACAGTTCTTTAA
- the rpsN gene encoding 30S ribosomal protein S14 yields the protein MAKVSMINRENKRTELVAKYAEKREELKKIISSEDATMEEKEAAMFALQKLPRDSSPIRRQRRCSITGRPHGVYRKFGLGRNKLREITMRGDIPGLRKSSW from the coding sequence ATGGCTAAAGTATCAATGATTAATCGCGAAAATAAGCGTACTGAGCTCGTAGCTAAGTACGCTGAAAAGCGCGAAGAATTAAAAAAAATCATTAGTAGTGAAGACGCTACTATGGAAGAAAAAGAAGCAGCAATGTTCGCATTACAGAAATTGCCTCGCGATTCTTCACCTATCCGTCGTCAAAGACGTTGTAGCATTACAGGACGCCCACACGGCGTGTATCGTAAGTTCGGTTTAGGCCGTAACAAATTACGTGAAATCACCATGCGTGGTGACATTCCTGGTTTAAGAAAATCAAGCTGGTAG
- the rpsM gene encoding 30S ribosomal protein S13: MARIAGINIPLQKHVVISLQSIYGIGATRAKAICEAANVDPTTKVRELTEAQIEALRDKVGQYTVEGDLRREVSMSIKRLMDLGCYRGIRHRRNLPLRGQRTKTNARTRKGPRRLVK; the protein is encoded by the coding sequence ATGGCACGTATTGCAGGTATCAACATACCACTACAAAAACATGTAGTTATTTCACTACAATCAATTTATGGAATTGGTGCAACTCGCGCAAAAGCAATTTGTGAAGCGGCGAATGTTGACCCAACAACCAAAGTTAGAGAATTAACAGAAGCGCAAATCGAAGCTCTTCGTGACAAAGTTGGACAGTACACAGTAGAAGGTGACTTAAGACGCGAAGTTTCTATGAGTATTAAAAGATTAATGGATCTTGGCTGCTATAGAGGTATTCGTCATCGTCGCAACCTTCCTTTAAGAGGGCAGCGCACTAAGACTAATGCTCGTACACGTAAAGGTCCAAGAAGATTAGTTAAATAA
- the rpmC gene encoding 50S ribosomal protein L29: protein MSKMTKASQLREKSVEELRETRVELQRGLFNLRMQKATGQLTKPHQFKENRREIARINHVLNDKAEAGEK, encoded by the coding sequence ATGAGTAAAATGACAAAAGCATCTCAATTAAGAGAGAAATCAGTCGAAGAATTGAGAGAAACAAGAGTAGAGTTACAGCGTGGATTGTTCAATTTGCGTATGCAAAAAGCAACTGGTCAGCTAACTAAACCACATCAGTTCAAAGAAAATCGTCGTGAGATCGCAAGAATTAATCACGTGTTAAATGATAAAGCTGAGGCGGGAGAGAAATAA
- the rplN gene encoding 50S ribosomal protein L14, which translates to MIQTQTILDVADNSGARKLMCIKVLGGSHRRYASVGDVIKVSVKEAIPRGRAKKGEIYNAVVVRTRKGIRRQDGSLIKFDGNAAVLLNNNFEPIGTRIFGPVTRELRGDKFMRIISLAPEVI; encoded by the coding sequence ATGATTCAGACACAAACAATTTTGGATGTGGCCGATAACTCAGGTGCTAGAAAACTCATGTGTATCAAAGTACTTGGGGGATCTCATCGCCGTTACGCAAGTGTTGGCGATGTAATTAAAGTTTCTGTTAAAGAAGCGATTCCTCGTGGACGTGCGAAAAAAGGTGAGATCTACAACGCAGTAGTAGTTAGAACTCGTAAAGGTATTCGTCGTCAAGATGGTTCTTTAATTAAGTTTGATGGAAACGCTGCGGTTCTTTTAAACAATAACTTTGAGCCAATTGGTACTCGTATCTTTGGACCCGTTACGCGTGAGCTTCGCGGTGATAAATTTATGAGAATTATTTCATTAGCTCCAGAAGTAATCTAG